A genomic window from Silene latifolia isolate original U9 population chromosome 11, ASM4854445v1, whole genome shotgun sequence includes:
- the LOC141612384 gene encoding uncharacterized protein LOC141612384, which produces MAEKKLSLKLLVDSKANKVLFAEAGKEFVDFLFHILSLPVGTVVKLLNESGAVGCIGSLYKSVESLSSEYFQANVSKDVVLKPKTAVNVPLLELNDGPSASRKLYRCPNGCAYGSDDPNATCRGCSHKICTALIYVSPPNAVNIGSTSSATGGYVKGVVTYMVMDNLEVKPMSTISGITLMNKFNVKDVSALVEKEVQVGFTEGLAMLKASFDVTNKVLTTVFLNKKKA; this is translated from the exons ATGGCAGAAAAAAAGTTGAGTTTGAAACTGTTAGTTGACAGTAAGGCAAACAAAGTCCTGTTTGCAGAAGCTGGAAAAGAGTTTGTGGATTTCCTGTTTCATATCCTGTCTCTACCAGTCGGAACTGTTGTAAAGCTCTTGAATGAGAGTGGCGCGGTGGGTTGTATTGGTTCACTTTATAAGAGTGTCGAGTCGCTTAGCTCTGAATATTTTCAGGCTAATGTTAGCAAAGATGTCGTGTTGAAACCGAAAACTGCTGTTAATGTTCCTCTGCTGGAACTCAATGATGGTCCATCAGCCAGTCGTAAGCTTTATAGGTGTCCTAACGGTTGTGCATATGGAAGTGATGACCCTAATGCAACTTGTCGTGGTTGCAGTCACAAGATATGTACGGCGTTAATTTATGTTTCGCCTCCAAATGCTGTTAATATTGGGTCAACCAGCAGTGCAACTGGGGGATATGTGAAAGGGGTGGTTACTTACATGGTTATGGATAATCTTGAGGTGAAACCAATGTCTACTATCTCCGGAATAACTCTCATGAACAAGTTCAATGTCAAGGATGTTTCTGCACTCGTTGAGAAAGAGGTTCAAGTCGGTTTTACTGAG GGACTGGCGATGCTGAAAGCGTCCTTTGATGTCACTAACAAAGTGCTGACTACAGTCTTCCTCAACAAGAAGAAGGCCTAG